From Bos mutus isolate GX-2022 chromosome 5, NWIPB_WYAK_1.1, whole genome shotgun sequence, one genomic window encodes:
- the L1TD1 gene encoding LINE-1 type transposase domain-containing protein 1, translating into MKNKQTEMNSTLEGIHSRITEADAQINDLWDRMVEITATEQTIEKGMKRNEDSLRDLWDNIKCMNIGIIGVPEAEEREKGPKKTFEEIIVENIPNVGKEIIHQFQEAQKVPGRINPRSTTLRNIIIKLTKIKDKGKILKATRRKQKIIYKGTSIRVSGDFSAETLQASREWHDIFKMMKGKNLQPRILYPARLSFRFDGEIKSFADKQKLREFNTIKSALQQVLKELL; encoded by the coding sequence atgaagaacaaacaaacagagatgaatagtacactagaaggaatccatagcagaataactgaggcagatgcacagataaatgacctgtgggacagaatggtggaaatcactgctacAGAACAGACtatagaaaaaggaatgaaaagaaatgaagacagcctaagagacctctgggacaacattaaatgcatgaACATtggcattataggggtcccagaagcagaagagagagagaaaggacctaagaaaacatttgaagagataatagttgaaaacataCCTAatgtgggaaaggaaataatccaccaattccaggaagcacagaaagtcccaggcaggataaacccaagaagcaCCACACTGAGAAACAtaataatcaaactgacaaaaattaaagacaaaggtaaaatattaaaagccacaaggagaaaacaaaaaataatatacaagggaacTTCCATCAGAGTATCAggtgatttctcagcagaaactctacaagccagcaGGGAATGGCATGACATATTCaaaatgatgaaagggaagaacctacaaccaagaatactctacccagcaagactgtccttcagatttgatggagaaatcaaaagctttgcagacaagcaaaagttaagagaattcaacacCATCAAGTCAGCCTTACAACAagtgctaaaggaacttctctag